In Pedobacter sp. SL55, the following proteins share a genomic window:
- a CDS encoding FecR family protein, with protein sequence MDYRDYKTLDFATDDYFITWVKTPDEQNNDFWNSFLKENEHKAAEVKQAKRLILAMNTKPITWDLNRQAMLKKRVMANVNAQTNRSNFSLKRTILRRVAIVASACTAVAACFLISIPVFSEQATFKTGKNQTKEIVLPDGSSVVMNANTSLSYQRNWWSSKRNTELNGEAFFKVKHDDHSVFTVHYGKLYAKVLGTSFNIKAYNDLSEARVTVISGKVEVGDMNGKFDLITPNKENIYQKKTDKHLTRLVDAQKVANWSSNEINLFDVPFSEMIFTLENLYNVKIDCPQSILDAADHTTIHFKKTDKIENALGIICLIHNLDYKINKPNHITLSVFKPKQQPSPLP encoded by the coding sequence ATGGATTACAGAGATTATAAAACTTTAGATTTTGCAACAGATGATTATTTCATTACCTGGGTTAAAACCCCAGATGAACAGAATAATGATTTCTGGAACAGCTTTTTAAAGGAAAACGAACATAAAGCCGCAGAAGTGAAACAAGCCAAGCGCCTTATCTTAGCAATGAACACCAAGCCTATTACCTGGGACCTGAACAGACAGGCCATGCTTAAAAAAAGGGTAATGGCCAATGTGAATGCGCAGACTAACCGGAGCAATTTTTCTTTAAAACGAACCATTTTAAGAAGAGTAGCTATCGTTGCTTCTGCTTGTACAGCTGTAGCCGCTTGTTTTTTGATAAGTATTCCAGTATTTTCTGAACAGGCAACCTTTAAAACTGGAAAAAACCAAACTAAAGAAATTGTACTTCCAGATGGTTCTAGCGTGGTAATGAATGCGAATACTAGTTTATCGTACCAAAGAAATTGGTGGAGCAGCAAAAGAAACACAGAATTGAACGGCGAAGCATTTTTTAAGGTTAAACACGATGACCACTCGGTTTTTACAGTACATTATGGCAAGCTATACGCAAAGGTTTTGGGTACTTCTTTCAATATTAAAGCATATAACGATTTGAGCGAAGCTCGTGTGACAGTAATTAGTGGAAAGGTGGAAGTTGGCGATATGAATGGAAAATTTGACCTGATTACTCCTAATAAAGAGAATATCTATCAGAAGAAAACAGACAAACATTTAACAAGACTGGTAGATGCCCAAAAAGTAGCCAACTGGAGCAGCAACGAAATTAACCTCTTTGATGTGCCTTTCTCTGAAATGATTTTTACCTTGGAAAATTTATATAACGTAAAAATCGATTGTCCGCAAAGTATTTTGGATGCAGCAGACCATACAACAATCCACTTCAAAAAAACCGACAAGATTGAAAATGCGCTGGGCATCATCTGCCTCATCCACAATCTCGATTACAAAATCAATAAACCAAACCATATTACCCTATCGGTATTTAAACCAAAACAACAACCATCTCCTTTACCTTAA
- a CDS encoding SusC/RagA family TonB-linked outer membrane protein — translation MNQLLANTDLIHQQTKSSIVIFKKGNKTVSLLPNTQDQIVVNGKVSDRAGPMQSVMVKEEGLSNAVATNAEGGFSIKTRPNATLVFTFIGYVTQRIKVVEGKFLDIKMLADSKVLDEVMVVGYGTKKKAAFTGAATTLDTNVLSNSPRASFAESFQGNVPGVMSVSGDGVLGSASDVTIRGLGSYSASNAPLYVIDGVPIINADVSGYNTSTLSAVNSEDIESITILKDASATSIYGSRGANGVIIITTKQGRPGKTTFTATAQGGVNQYTIPESSRPLNTTEMLQLLREGWNNSGRNPGGFAQAVADAGIDYTVSTDWLKQVMQIGNFQRYNISVNGGNDRTKFFSSFGLYNSEGAQKGVDYNRFNGRLNIENKATDKLTFTGSISGAYQVTNSTLRSGLAANPTRSSFRLQPWLKVRNDDDSYDLSYYISGFNPVAIIENNIYRANTLSALGSVGATYKIIPELTFESKASAEFIYSDRKLFYAPGFGDGLNVNGRGVFGTTKHINWSATNILRYTKRFNQKHDLNAYVGYEAQKVSRTFGDATATNFLPNTNTLANASVLTSITSGEAENALNSVFLNSSYSFDNKYYIDASVRRDGSSRFGRQNRFSNFWSAGLAWNILQEKFLRNSRLFNQLKIRSSYGTSGNQEIGDFVALPLYTSGNDYNGQPGYAFSQYENPMLTWESAKQFDVGMEFKILKSRISGTIDYFVRRTDGLLYNLPISSTNGTTTFTDNLGEIKNSGFEVDLNFLNIKPANANGLSWRTNVNFTTFKNRILRLETSFEDQELALNSFTLATYAGVDPLNGESLWYTNSSRTATTNDWSRAGRSVQGTALPKFYGGLTNTFSLKRFTFSFLIYYNFGNKVLETYGPTINTDGSVGFGDVGAMTRYTYNNRWQKPGDVTDVPKIVFLGSQSGLSNQTSTRFLYNGGFVRLRDVQFSYLFPTDLSKKLKVSRISTFIKANNLLTWKEDKRLQFDPQVSTSGQLDFKPPVFRTLTLGITIQP, via the coding sequence TTGAACCAATTGTTAGCTAATACCGATCTGATCCATCAGCAAACCAAAAGCTCTATTGTGATCTTTAAAAAAGGCAACAAAACGGTTTCTTTGTTACCCAACACCCAAGACCAGATAGTGGTAAATGGAAAAGTTTCTGACAGAGCAGGTCCAATGCAAAGTGTAATGGTAAAAGAAGAGGGCCTTTCCAATGCAGTTGCCACAAATGCCGAAGGTGGGTTTAGCATAAAAACTAGACCTAACGCTACGCTAGTATTTACTTTTATTGGCTATGTAACACAAAGAATAAAGGTTGTAGAAGGCAAATTTCTTGACATTAAAATGCTTGCCGATAGCAAAGTGCTTGATGAAGTGATGGTGGTAGGCTATGGCACTAAAAAGAAAGCTGCTTTTACTGGAGCGGCCACAACCTTAGATACCAATGTGCTGTCTAACTCGCCAAGGGCAAGTTTCGCAGAAAGCTTTCAGGGTAATGTACCTGGCGTAATGAGCGTGAGCGGCGACGGTGTCTTGGGGAGCGCATCAGACGTAACGATTAGAGGTTTGGGCTCATATTCTGCAAGCAATGCCCCTTTGTATGTGATAGATGGTGTACCTATTATCAACGCTGATGTGTCTGGCTATAATACCAGCACTTTATCTGCGGTAAACAGTGAAGATATCGAATCTATAACCATATTAAAAGATGCCTCTGCTACTTCTATCTATGGATCAAGGGGTGCCAACGGTGTTATCATTATTACCACTAAACAAGGCAGACCTGGCAAAACTACATTTACAGCAACAGCACAGGGTGGGGTAAACCAATATACTATCCCTGAAAGTTCTAGACCGCTAAATACCACCGAAATGTTGCAGCTATTAAGGGAAGGATGGAACAATAGCGGACGTAATCCGGGCGGATTTGCCCAAGCAGTAGCCGATGCTGGAATAGATTACACTGTTAGCACCGATTGGTTAAAACAGGTCATGCAAATTGGAAATTTCCAACGCTATAACATTTCGGTAAATGGCGGTAACGACCGAACCAAGTTTTTTTCCTCCTTTGGTCTATACAATTCTGAAGGTGCGCAGAAAGGTGTAGACTATAATCGTTTTAACGGCCGTTTAAATATTGAAAACAAGGCAACCGATAAATTAACCTTTACAGGCAGTATTTCTGGCGCTTATCAAGTAACTAACTCTACATTGAGAAGTGGTTTGGCCGCCAACCCTACCCGTTCTTCGTTTAGGTTGCAACCTTGGTTAAAAGTAAGGAATGATGATGACTCCTACGATCTTAGCTATTATATCTCTGGTTTCAATCCTGTGGCCATTATCGAAAACAACATTTACAGGGCCAACACACTTTCTGCGCTAGGAAGTGTTGGCGCAACTTATAAGATTATCCCCGAGCTTACCTTCGAAAGCAAGGCATCTGCCGAATTTATCTACTCGGACCGGAAGCTTTTTTATGCTCCTGGTTTCGGCGATGGATTAAATGTAAACGGACGAGGCGTTTTTGGCACAACCAAACATATCAATTGGTCGGCTACTAATATTTTAAGGTATACAAAGAGGTTTAATCAAAAACATGACCTTAATGCTTATGTAGGTTACGAGGCGCAGAAAGTATCGAGAACATTTGGAGACGCAACTGCCACTAATTTTTTACCGAACACCAATACACTGGCCAACGCTTCGGTATTAACTTCTATCACTTCTGGCGAAGCTGAAAATGCTTTAAACTCAGTTTTTCTAAACTCCAGCTATTCTTTCGATAACAAATATTATATCGATGCATCGGTAAGAAGGGATGGTTCTTCTAGATTTGGCAGGCAAAACAGATTCTCTAATTTCTGGTCTGCAGGTTTAGCCTGGAACATTTTACAAGAAAAATTTCTGCGTAATTCTAGACTATTTAACCAGTTAAAAATACGTAGCAGCTACGGCACTAGCGGGAACCAAGAAATTGGCGATTTTGTAGCCCTACCCCTATACACCTCAGGCAATGATTACAACGGCCAGCCAGGCTACGCATTTTCGCAATATGAAAACCCAATGCTTACTTGGGAATCGGCCAAACAATTTGATGTGGGAATGGAGTTTAAGATCTTAAAAAGCAGAATCTCGGGTACCATAGATTATTTTGTAAGGCGAACTGATGGTCTTTTGTATAATCTTCCGATTTCTTCTACCAATGGCACCACCACGTTTACGGATAACCTTGGCGAAATTAAAAACTCGGGTTTTGAAGTGGACTTGAACTTCTTGAACATCAAACCAGCTAATGCTAATGGACTTTCTTGGCGTACCAATGTCAATTTTACCACCTTTAAAAATAGGATTTTAAGGTTAGAAACCTCTTTCGAAGATCAGGAACTGGCTCTAAATTCTTTTACATTGGCAACCTATGCAGGTGTAGATCCACTAAATGGAGAATCTTTATGGTACACCAATTCGAGCAGAACCGCTACCACTAACGATTGGTCTAGGGCAGGTAGATCTGTACAAGGCACAGCACTTCCAAAATTTTATGGTGGCCTTACCAATACATTTTCTCTTAAGCGTTTTACTTTTAGTTTCTTAATTTATTACAATTTTGGCAATAAAGTACTAGAAACCTACGGACCAACCATCAATACAGATGGCTCTGTAGGTTTTGGCGATGTAGGCGCAATGACCCGTTATACCTACAACAACCGCTGGCAAAAACCCGGCGATGTTACCGATGTACCTAAAATAGTGTTCTTAGGTAGCCAAAGTGGTCTCTCGAACCAAACCTCCACACGTTTTCTATACAATGGTGGATTTGTGAGGCTAAGGGACGTGCAGTTCAGTTATCTCTTTCCAACCGACCTTAGCAAAAAACTGAAAGTATCAAGAATTAGCACCTTTATTAAAGCCAACAATCTGCTTACCTGGAAAGAAGATAAGCGCCTACAGTTTGACCCACAGGTTTCTACTTCGGGACAGTTGGATTTTAAGCCACCGGTATTCAGAACCTTAACTTTAGGCATTACCATACAACCTTAA